DNA sequence from the Hydrogenimonas thermophila genome:
GCATTGATTTTAAAAACTATAAAGATAGCAAAAAAGAAGAAGGAGAAGAAAAATGAGTTATGCAAAGCAGTCGGAGATACTTTTTCTTTGGGATGGTGAGAGTTGGAATCCAAACGGTGATATGCTAAATGCCAATGCACCCCGTTATGATGAGATCAGTCGTAAAGCACTTGTGAGCGATGTACGCATTAAGCGAACGATTCGAGACTTTTTAGAGAGTCGTGGAGAAGAGATTTTTGTAAAAGAAGAGCCTTATAAAGATGGTTTAGCAGATGGCAAACGTCGTGTTAAAAGTGTTGTTGGTGATGCAAAAGATGTAGAGAAGGCTATTTTAGAGAAGTGTATTGATGTGCGTGCTTTTGGTGGTGTTTTCCCTGTTGAAAAGCAGACCAATAGTTTGACAGGTCCTATCCAATTTAAAATGAGTAAGTCTATTAATGAGACTGAAATTGTTTATGTTAAGGGTACGGGTGCTTTTGCAAGTAAAGAGGGAAAAGAGAATAAAACATTTCGGGAAGAGTATATTTTACCCTATGCAGTTTTTGCAACTTATGGTGTGATTAATGCTTTAAACAGTGAAAAAACCAACTTAAGTGAAGAGGATGTGAAAAAGATTCTTGAGGGGCTTTGGCTTGGAACTAAGAATCTAATTTCTCGTAGTAAATTTGGGCAGATGCCAAGATTCCTTTTTCGTATTATCTATAAAGAGCCAGGAACCTATATTGGTGGGCTTGATAATCTTATTAAATTGAAGAGTTCAAAAGTTGCCGAACTTGAAATTCGTTCTACTAACGATTATAGTATCGATCTTAGTGAAATTGTTAAACTAACTGAAACGTATGCTGATAAGATTGCGTCGATTGAGTATGTTTGTGATGACTATATTGATATAACACCGCTTCCTGAAAATTGGGAGCGTAAATCGTTTGGTATTTAACAATGATTATAGGCTTTCAGATTCGGGCTGATTACGGTCACTTTAGCCATCCAGCCACGATCTATAGCTCATTAACCTATCCTGTTCCGCCTAAAACCACAGTGATGGGAATGCTTGGTGCAATTGCAGGTGTAGAGGACTATTTAGCTCTTAATGCAATGCGTTATGCTGTGATTGTAGAGCGTTTGGATGGTAAACGACAATTCTGCTTTAATGGTATTAAAGAGGCTCTCTCTCAACTTAACCCAGCAAAGGGTAGTGGTTTTACAAAGGGGAGAAAACAGTTTTATCGTGAGCTTTTGGTAAACCCCCATTACCGAATCTATTGTGATTTGAGTGATGTTGCACAAGATTTTAAAGAGCGGTTGGTTGAAATTTTAAAAAGCGAACGTTCACTCTATCCACTCTATATGGGGATTAACTTCTGTTTGGCGGAGTACCACTTTTTAGGATTGTTTGAAGCGATGAAGGGAAAGAGAGAAGAGGTTTGGATCGACTCTATGATTCCTTTGTCGTATGATTTTGAGATAGAGCCTAATAAGCAATATACTGATGTACGTATGGCTTGTACCATTGCAGAAGGTCGGATTTTTGGTGATTTTAGAGACTTTTTAGTTGAGACAAGTGGGCAATCTATCCTTTGTAAAAATGCTGATTTTGATGAGATAGATGGCAGGAAGATTGTATGGAGCTAGCTTACCTTTCACATCCTAAGAAACGGTTGGTTGATCATATTGAGCGTATTGTTGCATTTGATACAGATGAACTGTTTAAAACCTCTGCAAAGTTTCACGATCTTGGCAAAGTGTGTGATAAATTTCAGCGTTATATTAAAAAAGAGATCGCCAGCTCTGATCCACACTCTGCCGTCTCTGCTATCGCCTTTTTAATTAATCGATATGATGAGTTTGATTCCAAAAGCAAACTCTTTATCTTTAATGCAATCCGTTCACATCACGGTTCACTTGCATCAAAAAAGTATTTAATTGGTATGCTTTTAGATGATGACTCAAGGGAGCTTCGATTGTGTCAAGAACAGTTAAAAGAGATACTCAATAAGCGTGATGTGTGTAGTTATTTTGAGATAGATTCTGATGATATGGAGATTGCCCTTGAGTTTGGTTTTGAGATTGAAGATTTACGTTTTGATATGGATGACTATATTACGCAAAAACTTCTCTATTCTAAATTGATCTTTGCTGATAAGTATGAGGCAATTACTTCACATACTTTTATCCCAAACGATTTTAACTATCCACTTACATCACTGCATACTTATAAAAAAGATCGATTACGCTTTGATTCTGACCGTACAGAAATTGCACAAACTATTTTAGAAAATTATCAAAAAAACCCTAATAGTCATCTCTATACTCTTACGGCTCCAACAGGTATTGGTAAAACGCTTATTTCACTTGAGTTAGCACTAAAAATTGCCGAGAAAAAAGGTAAAAATAGAGTTATCTATACCATTCCATTTACAAGTATTATTGATCAGACTGCCACCATATTTGATCGCATTTTCCCCAATCAAATTACAAAACACCACCATAAAGTTGATTTTAAAGAGGATGGTGAGAACCATTATGACTATGATCGTATAAAGTATTTGGTTGAGAGTTGGAGCCACTCTTTTATTGTAAGTACCTTTTACCAGCTTTTTTTTGCCATCTTTAGTGAGAATAATAGTGATAATGTAAAACTTCAAAGTCTTCGTAATAGTGTCATTGTGCTTGATGAAGTACAGGCAATTCCTTTTGAGTTGTGGAAGGTTTTGCAACCATTGTTTGACACATTGGCAAAAAAGCTTGATGCAGTCTTTATCTTAATGAGTGCAACCATGCCAATTGTAACTAATCGTGCTATTGAATTAGCACCTAAAGAGCAAATTTTTCAAAATAAAAATCGTTATCGAATCGGTTATTTAAGACTTGAAGCTGAAAATGAAGATGAGCGTTTACAAGTGCTTAGTCAGCAAATACTCAAGATGGCTAAAAGTGGTGATGGCTCTTCTTCTATTTTATGTGTTGTTAATACAATTAAAAACTCAAAACTACTCTACCATCTACTTGCTAACGTATTAGACAAAACTACTCTTTATGTACTAAATTCATATATGCTTCCAAAAGATCGAGAAGCGACGATTGACGCATTACGTGAGCCAAATAGTAACCGTGTCAAAGGGAAAATCCTTATTTCAACACAGGTGATTGAAGCCGGAGTTGATTTAGATTTTGATATAGGTTTAAGAGAGTTGTCACCTTTAAGCTCTATTGTCCAAACAGCAGGAAGGGTGAATCGTGAAGGCAAGCGAGAGCAAGCAGAGGTGCTTGTCTTTGATACATTGGGATTTCAAATTTATGATTCTGTCTTAATGAATGCTACCGAACACTATCTCAAAGAGACACTTGAGCGTAAAGAGAGCATTGAAGAGGCAAATATCTTAACGTATGTTGAGAACTTTTTTAAAACACTCGATATTCGTTTAAGTGATCGTAAAGAGATTCTAAAGGCTATAGAGAATTTTGATTTTCATAAAATTGGTCAGGCAGTAAGA
Encoded proteins:
- the cas5 gene encoding CRISPR-associated protein Cas5 — encoded protein: MIIGFQIRADYGHFSHPATIYSSLTYPVPPKTTVMGMLGAIAGVEDYLALNAMRYAVIVERLDGKRQFCFNGIKEALSQLNPAKGSGFTKGRKQFYRELLVNPHYRIYCDLSDVAQDFKERLVEILKSERSLYPLYMGINFCLAEYHFLGLFEAMKGKREEVWIDSMIPLSYDFEIEPNKQYTDVRMACTIAEGRIFGDFRDFLVETSGQSILCKNADFDEIDGRKIVWS
- a CDS encoding CRISPR-associated helicase/endonuclease Cas3, whose protein sequence is MELAYLSHPKKRLVDHIERIVAFDTDELFKTSAKFHDLGKVCDKFQRYIKKEIASSDPHSAVSAIAFLINRYDEFDSKSKLFIFNAIRSHHGSLASKKYLIGMLLDDDSRELRLCQEQLKEILNKRDVCSYFEIDSDDMEIALEFGFEIEDLRFDMDDYITQKLLYSKLIFADKYEAITSHTFIPNDFNYPLTSLHTYKKDRLRFDSDRTEIAQTILENYQKNPNSHLYTLTAPTGIGKTLISLELALKIAEKKGKNRVIYTIPFTSIIDQTATIFDRIFPNQITKHHHKVDFKEDGENHYDYDRIKYLVESWSHSFIVSTFYQLFFAIFSENNSDNVKLQSLRNSVIVLDEVQAIPFELWKVLQPLFDTLAKKLDAVFILMSATMPIVTNRAIELAPKEQIFQNKNRYRIGYLRLEAENEDERLQVLSQQILKMAKSGDGSSSILCVVNTIKNSKLLYHLLANVLDKTTLYVLNSYMLPKDREATIDALREPNSNRVKGKILISTQVIEAGVDLDFDIGLRELSPLSSIVQTAGRVNREGKREQAEVLVFDTLGFQIYDSVLMNATEHYLKETLERKESIEEANILTYVENFFKTLDIRLSDRKEILKAIENFDFHKIGQAVREIFRTESDYTVSIALGIDLKDEESKYFEKSQTLNQWELKSYKERRFKAFASSIINIKRKDLEMLGMNVQKSDIFGLYYVDYLDGIYDSKTGFLIAEEQESLSAFD
- the cas7b gene encoding type I-B CRISPR-associated protein Cas7/Csh2, which encodes MSYAKQSEILFLWDGESWNPNGDMLNANAPRYDEISRKALVSDVRIKRTIRDFLESRGEEIFVKEEPYKDGLADGKRRVKSVVGDAKDVEKAILEKCIDVRAFGGVFPVEKQTNSLTGPIQFKMSKSINETEIVYVKGTGAFASKEGKENKTFREEYILPYAVFATYGVINALNSEKTNLSEEDVKKILEGLWLGTKNLISRSKFGQMPRFLFRIIYKEPGTYIGGLDNLIKLKSSKVAELEIRSTNDYSIDLSEIVKLTETYADKIASIEYVCDDYIDITPLPENWERKSFGI